One Methanobacterium formicicum genomic window carries:
- a CDS encoding methionine adenosyltransferase, translating into MRNIFVEELIQKPIEEQEIEIVERKGIGHPDSISDGIAESVSRGLCNAYLDHFGGVLHHNTDEVQITAGESSPEFGGGDIIKPMDILLTGRGVPEYEGKKIGIDRIAIGAAKEYLKESLINLDVETCTVVECKIGHGSGDLVDVFKREGMPASNDTSFGVGFAPFSETESMVMAIEELLNSKSFKKKYPQVGEDIKVMGLRDRDQITLTVAVAMISKYVDGVESYLNTKEELNDIVTELALKHTSREVKTYINTGDDPSCDTEKGYYLTVTGTSAEMGDDGSVGRGNRANGLITPNRPMSMEATSGKNPINHVGKIYNLLSNQMANDIVKEVEGINQVNIMILSQIGAPIDQPKAASAQLILEKGYEMGKVQKEVQGVMDTWLADINKITEMLIKGKVRTF; encoded by the coding sequence ATGAGAAATATTTTCGTTGAAGAGCTTATTCAAAAGCCCATTGAGGAGCAAGAGATAGAAATCGTGGAAAGGAAAGGTATCGGCCACCCGGACAGTATCAGTGACGGAATTGCAGAATCAGTTAGCCGTGGCCTGTGCAACGCTTACCTGGATCACTTCGGAGGTGTACTACACCATAACACCGATGAAGTGCAGATAACTGCGGGAGAGTCCTCCCCTGAATTTGGTGGTGGAGACATAATCAAACCCATGGACATCCTCCTTACCGGAAGGGGAGTTCCAGAATACGAAGGTAAAAAGATAGGTATTGACCGAATAGCCATTGGTGCTGCCAAAGAGTACCTCAAAGAAAGCCTCATCAACCTGGACGTGGAAACCTGCACTGTGGTGGAATGTAAAATTGGTCATGGATCCGGGGATCTGGTGGATGTTTTCAAAAGGGAAGGAATGCCTGCTTCCAATGATACCTCGTTTGGAGTGGGTTTTGCTCCATTCTCCGAAACCGAAAGCATGGTTATGGCCATTGAAGAACTCCTAAACTCTAAATCATTCAAGAAAAAATACCCCCAGGTAGGGGAAGATATCAAAGTAATGGGTCTGCGTGACCGAGACCAGATAACCCTCACCGTGGCCGTGGCCATGATATCCAAATATGTGGATGGTGTTGAATCTTACCTGAACACCAAGGAAGAGCTAAACGATATTGTAACTGAACTAGCCCTGAAACACACTTCCAGAGAAGTTAAAACCTACATCAACACTGGAGATGACCCCTCCTGTGATACTGAAAAGGGTTATTACCTCACCGTAACCGGGACCTCGGCAGAAATGGGTGATGACGGATCAGTAGGACGTGGAAACCGAGCTAATGGATTAATTACTCCCAACCGACCAATGTCCATGGAAGCCACCTCTGGTAAAAACCCCATCAACCATGTTGGTAAAATATACAACCTTTTATCTAATCAGATGGCCAATGACATAGTTAAAGAAGTGGAAGGAATAAATCAAGTTAATATAATGATTTTAAGCCAGATTGGAGCCCCTATTGACCAGCCAAAAGCAGCTAGTGCCCAGCTCATCCTGGAAAAGGGTTACGAAATGGGCAAAGTCCAAAAAGAAGTTCAGGGCGTTATGGACACATGGTTAGCAGATATCAACAAGATAACTGAGATGTTAATAAAGGGAAAAGTTCGAACCTTCTAA
- a CDS encoding DUF192 domain-containing protein has translation MADSEKSSYVFLVNKTKATNLGNADVANSFFSRFKGLMMVKNLERGLILKLPSDRSRRASAIHMFFMRIPLDVIFADSEKKVVDIVTLDPWTTYTPVAPARYVIELEKGKLKESNTEIGDELDFTCEQA, from the coding sequence ATGGCGGACAGTGAAAAATCGAGTTATGTATTCCTGGTGAATAAAACTAAAGCCACTAATCTGGGAAATGCCGATGTGGCCAACAGTTTTTTCTCCAGATTCAAGGGATTGATGATGGTAAAAAATTTAGAAAGGGGTTTAATCCTCAAATTGCCATCTGATAGGAGTAGAAGGGCATCAGCTATCCATATGTTCTTCATGCGTATACCCCTGGATGTCATCTTCGCGGATTCAGAAAAAAAGGTGGTGGACATTGTTACTCTTGATCCCTGGACCACTTACACTCCAGTGGCACCAGCACGCTATGTAATAGAACTGGAAAAGGGCAAATTAAAAGAATCTAATACAGAAATCGGTGATGAATTGGATTTCACCTGTGAACAGGCCTGA
- a CDS encoding DUF5750 family protein, translating into MELKVKIIDYGFSDSLKRYYVTYQVTGLGGDDLSKLIQRLPDPITVQGDEIHLNTYFEEGYYPFGTEDSQNRLEDYIAREELEMTAYLLGLLEDD; encoded by the coding sequence GTGGAGTTGAAGGTTAAAATCATTGATTATGGATTTTCAGATAGTTTAAAACGATATTATGTCACTTACCAGGTTACCGGGCTGGGAGGTGATGATCTGAGTAAGCTAATCCAACGTTTGCCGGATCCAATCACAGTCCAGGGGGATGAAATCCATCTCAATACCTACTTTGAGGAAGGGTATTATCCCTTTGGCACTGAAGATTCGCAAAACCGCCTGGAAGACTATATAGCCAGAGAAGAGCTGGAAATGACTGCATACCTCCTGGGCTTATTGGAAGATGATTGA
- a CDS encoding nuclear transport factor 2 family protein, which produces MEANEQVKNAVFKLLEKYSQGYQDKDIEGMLKLFVPEDDLVVIGTGFDEWVKGSEELRCGFERDLEQATRIRIKYRDVTISASGQVAWLSCHMNMEAHVNGQEIYLPGRLSAVVEEKNNEWLFAHLHYSLPAMDQEEGKAYPEP; this is translated from the coding sequence ATGGAAGCCAATGAACAAGTGAAAAATGCAGTATTTAAACTCTTAGAAAAGTACTCTCAAGGATATCAAGATAAAGATATTGAGGGGATGTTGAAACTATTTGTTCCCGAGGATGATCTGGTGGTTATTGGGACTGGTTTTGATGAATGGGTTAAAGGGAGTGAAGAACTACGCTGTGGCTTTGAAAGAGACTTAGAACAGGCCACCCGCATTCGAATTAAATACCGGGATGTTACCATTTCTGCCTCCGGCCAAGTGGCCTGGTTATCCTGCCATATGAACATGGAAGCTCATGTAAATGGTCAGGAAATATACTTACCCGGCCGATTAAGTGCAGTTGTTGAAGAAAAAAACAATGAATGGCTTTTCGCCCATTTGCACTATTCTTTACCTGCAATGGATCAGGAAGAGGGTAAAGCATACCCTGAACCTTAA
- a CDS encoding HEAT repeat domain-containing protein yields the protein MAEEHKRIDFLLEELKNEDWKVREDAAELLAEVGEPDAIEPLIEALDDEDWHVREAVALALGVFEDEQTVEPLIKSMSDEKANVRYGAALSLSIVGDQRAVDVLQRATEDENPVVRKVAKVALKEIEIRQ from the coding sequence ATGGCTGAAGAGCATAAAAGGATAGATTTTCTCTTGGAAGAACTTAAAAATGAGGATTGGAAGGTTCGTGAAGATGCTGCTGAACTTTTAGCGGAAGTCGGAGAGCCGGATGCCATTGAACCACTGATTGAAGCATTAGATGATGAAGATTGGCATGTTCGAGAGGCAGTTGCCCTGGCCCTGGGGGTTTTTGAGGACGAACAAACTGTGGAACCTTTAATTAAATCCATGTCTGATGAAAAAGCCAATGTAAGGTACGGGGCTGCACTCAGTCTTTCCATAGTTGGTGACCAGCGGGCAGTGGATGTACTTCAAAGGGCAACTGAAGATGAGAATCCAGTGGTGCGAAAAGTTGCTAAAGTAGCCCTTAAAGAGATTGAAATCAGACAATGA